A genome region from Anopheles stephensi strain Indian chromosome 2, UCI_ANSTEP_V1.0, whole genome shotgun sequence includes the following:
- the LOC118502530 gene encoding protein crumbs isoform X1, with protein MRIRSRVLAPVTTLGVFIIVMILQCSVPTVTAIQTEKEAYFNGSAYLRLKTPMTLWSYSAISFKSCRGGEILSQRYSGHALLVSVLPDWVSIVLSTPAQQPIEARVTGRLLDNKWHTLEFIYQAGTLYCVIDKQSTPIANQSYNAPLILDQEIKNEAAVLILGKQFSGCLLHGPGLVFNSSAMNAEAVVFGPCPLAAGPCSDHDVLEGIPVDYCSHDPCMQHGTCISRSDSYECHCTARFKGKNCEIDMGPPCQSYPCQHGGSCSEDSKGEYRCTCAPGYTGAVCETELSVHPLCEKNPCVNNGTCRVAPGTSNVECDCLKGFIGMRCEINWDDCKSNVCLNGGRCIDGVDAFTCDCKGTGYGGTLCQNNIDECLTNPCLNGGTCFDTYGSFLCDCPSGFTGPKCQMSVNECKSQPCQNGGTCIDTREGFECRCIPGYSGALCELEPGCGQCPPDSECVAGRCVCKPGTTGMVGLCVEQVTAAAIATITTNVNAAGTSAQKSQALTNACASYCYNGASCVPAGTAAGFGQNLTCICASGYTGSRCESPIALPYSDECNCLNGGSCASNGSTCLCPPGYEGIRCEQTIGNNICNPSNCAEPYRCIGGKCQCPENMNCDNPCASSPCLHNGSCYQQGQSFACKCTSGFEGKRCENDIDECKNDGICGNGICQNTPGSFRCFCTPGYTGLNCDVDVDECLSHPCKNNAECQNKQNDYECICPAGYTGKDCSVDIDECESNPCSKGSSCVDQVANFTCMCVPGMTGRLCEIDIDDCESQPCQNGGRCIDQLGGFQCDCNATGYSGIYCQTNINECESNPCTNGAECVDKINDYQCNCFPGYTGKNCEEDIDECESVPCLYGGTCLQRSNYTLYQPLPIVGAKGLPVHFAQPFSYSIAAGYECICVPGTMGSNCETNINECESNPCKNGGCVDGVGNYTCECDPGFEGSHCETDIDECLKYRPCVHGTCMDGRNNYICDCDGLWGGKNCSVQLTGCVKEPCLNGGTCVPYLENETQHKFNCSCHQGFQGKTCDTVTTMSLVASSLLVVNTTRDEGYDIQLRFKTTLPNGILAFGNGATSYILVLNNGRLNLHSALLNRWDGVFIGSELNNSKWQKVFVAINSSHLVLSANDEQTIYPINSYEGTNGSNTSFPITYLGGTIPSLAQPYLKHIARAVSSFVGCMEDVVINGQWVLPGQEQEFTTLHNIDTGCPRTPQCDPNPCHSNGHCTDLWHTFSCSCQRPHLGHTCKYNITAATFGHENTTNSAVKVTVSDVARRAIRSVLDISMFIRTRKPSGQVFYLGSDPDNQNANANQSPSDDSYVAAFLSKGELLVRMIFNDTPEGYTVGGNKLDNGYLHLIEVIRNSTLIQVKLNGTEYFRKTLSTSGQLNAQVLYLGGPPPNADTINSLYKDDSEKQYFKGIIQDVQVSNGSHAMIVELYPLGNETEGLELPAPFGQVTIDRNSVLEGIVSDDLCRSQPCYHDAYCENTWNDFICTCPRGYKGKYCQDIQFCELQKCPMNATCQNLDAGYECISNMTFHDDKEPLVFTFDEPDRKDISMDTIEISYRTKFGGTLLYVHDGDMYFEISTIRQLVTISWLLSGDLPETHRFERELAGDDDSYDWHTLLVKVSQGGKLEAGWKGWETAIDPQPSLTADIDYFAFRHLFSGRQQIYIGGMPEMAHIENNSVVSGGIDKGSSFKGCLGETRVGGFLLPYFPHELIYPDTFNLTQGHFKLNSTQPEQGCILCFQQSCKNGGICSNPSEQYACECPAGYESDDCSQNIDECLSANCMNGATCVDGVASFTCQCLEGYEGQLCEIEINECDSNPCHNGGVCQDLLAGFACTCTEEYAGPQCDVFRLVTCDNMPCRNGSRCVDGYNMTTGNNFTCTCTAGFAGPLCDKPFCQEVPCQHGTCDTEAAIPKCSCELGYVGMYCETEVNECESAPCLNGGQCIDFVNEYRCNCTGTGFDGKHCEHDINECLQERISCGGRGHCINTEGSFRCHCEEGMCGKDCAQSDPCQVNPNVCLNGGVCVEDCDRERRYYCNCTGGYTGVNCSEQADNSLNEISYLDTVYYYVHNFVATLEAEEASGADIALIVVPVVIGILTIAGALIGTFLVMARNKRATRGTYSPSAQEYCNPRLEMDNVLKPPPEERLI; from the exons GTGGAGAAATTCTCTCCCAACGCTATTCAGGTCACGCCCTACTGGTGTCCGTCCTGCCGGACTGGGTGTCCATCGTGCTGTCCACGCCCGCCCAGCAACCGATCGAGGCGCGCGTGACCGGCCGTCTGCTGGACAACAAATGGCACACGCTCGAGTTCATCTACCAGGCCGGCACGCTGTACTGCGTGATCGACAAACAGTCGACCCCGATCGCGAACCAGAGCTACAACGCACCGCTGATACTCGATCAGGAGATCAAAAACGAGGCGGCCGTGCTGATACTGGGCAAGCAGTTCTCGGGCTGCCTGCTGCACGGTCCCGGCCTGGTGTTCAACTCGAGCGCCATGAACGCGGAAGCGGTCGTATTCGGACCGTGTCCGTTGGCCGCCGGTCCGTGCTCGGATCATGACGTGCTGGAGGGCATCCCGGTCGACTACTGCTCGCACGATCCGTGCATGCAGCACGGGACGTGCATTTCGCGATCGGACTCGTACGAGTGTCACTGTACGGCACGGTTCAAGGGCAAGAACTGTGAGATCGATATGGGTCCTCCGTGTCAGTCGTACCCTTGCCAGCACGGTGGCTCCTGCAGCGAGGACAGCAAGGGCGAGTACAGATGCACGTGCGCACCGGGCTACACGGGCGCGGTTTGCGAGACGGAACTGAGCGTCCATCCGCTGTGTGAGAAGAATCCGTGCGTTAACAATGGGACGTGCAGAGTGGCACCCGGCACCAGCAATGTCGAGTGCGACTGTCTCAAGGGTTTCATCGGGATGCGTTGCGAGATCAACTGGGACGATTGTAAGTCGAACGTGTGTCTTAACGGCGGCCGGTGCATTGACGGCGTGGATGCGTTCACCTGCGACTGCAAAGGTACGGGCTATGGCGGTACGCTCTGTCAGAACAACATCGACGAATGTCTGACCAACCCGTGCCTGAACGGTGGCACCTGCTTCGATACGTACGGGTCGTTCCTGTGCGATTGTCCGTCCGGTTTTACCGGACCCAAGTGTCAGATGAGCGTGAACGAGTGCAAATCACAACCGTGCCAGAATGGAGGAACGTGTATTGATACGCGGGAAGGATTCGAATGTCGCTGCATTCCCGGTTACAGTGGGGCGCTGTGTGAGCTGGAACCTGGCTGTGGACAGTGTCCACCGGATTCGGAGTGTGTCGCTGGACGATGCGTTTGTAAACCGGGTACCACAG GGATGGTAGGGCTTTGTGTAGAGCAAGTCACTGCCGCCGCCATCGCTACGATCACGACCAACGTCAATGCCGCCGGCACAAGTGCACAGAAATCCCAGGCCCTCACTAATGCATGCGCTAGCTATTGCTACAATGGCGCCAGCTGCGTCCCGGCCGGAACTGCCGCCGGCTTCGGTCAAAATTTAACCTGTATTTGTGCTAGCGGATACACAG GATCTCGCTGTGAATCGCCCATCGCCCTACCGTACTCCGACGAATGTAACTGCCTTAACGGTGGAAGCTGTGCATCGAATGGATCGACCTGTCTTTGTCCCCCGGGTTACGAAGGTATACGCTGCGAACAAACGATCGGCAACAACATTTGCAACCCATCGAACTGTGCCGAACCGTACCGGTGCATCGGTGGTAAATGTCAGTGTCCGGAAAACATGAACTGCGACAATCCGTGTGCGTCTTCGCCGTGTCTACACAACGGGTCCTGCTATCAGCAGGGTCAGAGTTTTGCCTGCAAGTGTACGTCTGGGTTTGAAGGAAAGCGGTGCGAGAACGACATCGACGAGTGCAAGAACGATGGTATCTGCGGGAATGGAATCTGTCAGAATACGCCCGGCTCGTTCCGGTGTTTCTGTACGCCCGGGTATACGGGGCTGAACTGCGATGTGGATGTGGACGAATGCTTAAGCCATCCGTGCAAGAACAATGCCGAGTGTCAGAATAAGCAGAACGACTACGAGTGTATCTGCCCGGCGGGATATACGGGCAAGGATTGTAGTGTGGACATCGATGAGTGCGAGAGTAACCCGTGCTCTAAGGGCTCGAGCTGTGTCGATCAGGTGGCCAACTTTACGTGCATGTGTGTCCCGGGCATGACGGGACGGTTGTGCGAGATCGATATTGACGACTGTGAG AGTCAACCATGTCAGAACGGAGGACGGTGCATCGATCAGTTGGGTGGATTCCAGTGCGACTGTAATGCTACCGGCTATTCGGGTATCTACTGCCAGACGAACATCAACGAGTGTGAATCGAACCCGTGCACCAACGGGGCCGAATGTGTGGACAAGATCAACGACTATCAGTGCAACTGCTTCCCGGGATACACGGGCAAGAACTGTGAGGAGGACATTGACGAGTGTGAGAGTGTGCCCTGCCTGTACGGAGGCACGTGCTTGCAGCGCTCCAACTACACCCTGTATCAACCACTGCCGATCGTTGGAGCGAAGGGTCTACCGGTCCACTTTGCTCAACCGTTCTCCTACTCGATTGCGGCCGGGTACGAGTGTATCTGTGTGCCCGGTACGATGGGCTCGAACTGTGAGACGAACATCAACGAGTGCGAGAGTAATCCTTGCAAGAATGGAGGCTGTGTGGATGGTGTCGGCAACTATACGTGCGAGTGCGATCCTGGCTTCGAGGGTTCTCACTGCGAAACGGATATTGATGAGTGTCTGAAGTATAGGCCGTGCGTGCACGGAACGTGTATGGATGGGCGTAACAACTACATCTGCGACTGTGACGGGCTTTGGGGTGGCAAGAACTGCTCGGTACAGCTGACGGGTTGCGTGAAGGAACCGTGCCTGAACGGTGGCACCTGTGTGCCGTATCTGGAGAACGAAACACAGCACAAGTTCAACTGCTCGTGCCATCAAGGGTTCCAGGGTAAGACGTGCGACACGGTGACGACAATGTCGCTGGTGGCCAGCAGTCTGCTCGTGGTGAACACAACCCGCGACGAAGGATATGACATTCAGCTGCGCTTCAAGACAACCCTGCCGAACGGAATACTCGCCTTCGGGAATGGTGCCACTTCGTACATACTTGTGCTGAACAATGGTCGGCTGAATCTACATTCGGCCCTGCTGAATCGCTGGGACGGTGTGTTTATTGGCTCGGAGCTGAACAACAGCAAATGGCAGAAAGTGTTTGTGGCGATCAACTCCTCCCATCTGGTCCTTTCGGCTAACGATGAGCAGACGATCTACCCCATCAACTCGTACGAAGGAACCAACGGAAGCAATACGTCCTTCCCGATCACGTACCTCGGCGGCACAATCCCATCGTTAGCGCAACCCTACCTAAAGCACATCGCACGCGCCGTCTCGAGCTTCGTAGGCTGCATGGAGGATGTCGTTATCAACGGGCAATGGGTGCTGCCAGGGCAGGAGCAAGAATTCACCACCCTGCACAACATCGACACCGGCTGCCCACGAACGCCGCAGTGTGATCCTAACCCGTGCCACTCGAACGGTCACTGTACCGATCTGTGGCATACGTTCTCGTGCAGCTGCCAACGACCACACCTGGGACACACGTGCAAGTACAACATCACCGCGGCAACGTTCGGGCACGAAAACACTACCAACTCCGCCGTCAAGGTGACGGTAAGCGATGTGGCCCGCCGAGCGATCCGATCCGTGCTAGATATCTCCATGTTTATCCGTACGCGCAAACCCTCCGGTCAGGTGTTCTATCTCGGTTCCGACCCGGACAATCAAAACGCCAACGCGAACCAATCGCCTAGCGATGATTCGTACGTTGCCGCTTTCCTGTCCAAAGGCGAGCTGTTGGTGCGCATGATCTTCAACGACACACCGGAAGGATATACGGTCGGTGGCAACAAGCTCGACAACGGCTATCTGCATCTGATCGAAGTGATCCGCAACTCGACGCTCATTCAGGTGAAGCTGAATGGAACGGAATACTTCCGCAAAACGCTCTCCACGTCGGGTCAGCTGAATGCTCAAGTACTGTATCTTGGCGGACCACCACCAAACGCTGACACAATCAACAGCTTGTACAAGGACGACTCCGAGAAGCAGTACTTCAAGGGTATCATCCAGGACGTGCAGGTGTCGAATGGATCGCATGCAATGATCGTGGAGCTGTATCCGCTCGGCAACGAAACGGAGGGACTGGAACTGCCGGCACCATTCGGGCAGGTTACGATTGATCGCAACTCTGTGCTGGAGGGTATTGTGTCGGATGATCTATGCCGCAGTCAACCGTGCTATCACGACGCGTACTGCGAAAACACCTGGAACGATTTCAT CTGTACATGTCCCCGTGGCTACAAGGGCAAATACTGTCAGGACATTCAGTTCTGCGAGCTGCAAAAGTGTCCGATGAATGCGACCTGCCAGAATCTCGACGCCGGCTACGAGTGTATCTCCAACATGACGTTCCACGACGATAAGGAACCGCTCGTGTTCACGTTCGACGAACCGGACCGGAAGGACATCAGCATGGACACGATCGAAATTTCCTACCGCACCAAGTTCGGTGGCACACTGCTGTACGTGCACGATGGCGATATGTACTTCGAGATCTCGACCATCCGCCAGCTGGTCACGATCTCCTGGCTGCTGTCCGGCGATCTGCCCGAAACGCATCGCTTCGAGCGGGAGCTAGCAGGGGACGACGATAGCTACGATTGGCACACGCTGCTCGTGAAGGTTAGCCAGGGCGGTAAGCTGGAGGCCGGCTGGAAGGGTTGGGAAACGGCAATCGATCCACAGCCGAGTCTAACGGCCGACATCGACTACTTCGCGTTCCGGCATTTGTTCTCCGGCCGGCAGCAGATCTACATCGGCGGTATGCCCGAGATGGCACACATCGAGAACAATTCCGTTGTAAGCGGTGGCATTGACAAGGGTTCGTCGTTCAAGGGATGTCTCGGGGAGACGCGTGTCGGTGGATTTTTGCTGCCGTACTTCCCGCACGAGCTGATCTATCCGGATACGTTCAATCTGACGCAGGGGCACTTTAAGCTTAACTCAACCCAACCGGAGCAGGGCTGCATTTTGTGCTTCCAGCAGTCGTGCAAAAATGGAGGCATTTGCAGCAATCCGTCGGAACAGTACGCGTGTGAGTGTCCGGCTGGGTATGAGAGTGACGATTGCTCGCAAAACATTGACGAATGTCTGTCGGCGAACTGTATGAATGGAGCGACCTGTGTGGATGGTGTGGCAAGCTTCACCTGCCAGTGTCTGGAGGGATACGAGGGTCAGCTGTGTGAGATCGAGATCAACGAGTGTGACTCTAACCCGTGCCACAATGGGGGTGTGTGTCAGGATCTGTTGGCAGGGTTCGCGTGCACCTGCACGGAAGAGTATGCTGGACCGCAGTGCGATGTGTTCCGGCTGGTGACGTGCGACAATATGCCCTGTCGCAATGGATCTCGTTGTGTCGATGGATACA ATATGACGACCGGAAACAACTTCACCTGCACGTGCACCGCTGGCTTTGCTGGTCCGCTGTGTGACAAACCGTTCTGTCAGGAGGTACCGTGCCAGCATGGCACATGCGACACAGAAGCCGCG ATTCCGAAGTGTAGCTGTGAGCTCGGGTACGTCGGGATGTACTGTGAGACGGAAGTGAACGAGTGTGAATCGGCACCCTGTCTGAATGGTGGCCAGTGCATCGACTTTGTGAACGAGTATCGCTGCAACTGTACCGGCACCGGGTTCGATGGGAAGCACTGCGAGCACGATATCAACGAATGTCTGCAGGAAAGGATCAGTTGCGGTGGTCGCGGTCACTGCATCAATACGGAAGGTTCCTTTAG GTGCCACTGTGAGGAGGGCATGTGTGGGAAGGATTGTGCCCAGTCCGATCCCTGCCAGGTGAATCCCAACGTTTGTCTCAATGGAGGCGTCTGCGTGGAGGATTGTGATCGTGAGCGAAGGTACTACTGCAACTGCACCGGTGGCTACACGGGCGTCAACTGTTCTGAGCAG GCCGATAACAGTCTCAATGAAATCAGCTATCTGGACACGGTTTACTACTATGTTCATAACTTTGTG GCCACGCTGGAAGCGGAAGAAGCGTCCGGTGCGGACATTGCGCTCATTGTAGTGCCGGTGGTGATCGGCATCCTGACGATAGCCGGCGCACTGATCGGTACGTTCCTGGTGATGGCCCGCAACAAGCGTGCAACGCGCGGAACCTACAGCCCTAGTGCGCAGGAGTACTGCAACCCAAGACTGGAGATGGACAACGTGCTTAAACCACCGCCGGAGGAGCGACTGATATAG